The following coding sequences are from one Thermostaphylospora chromogena window:
- a CDS encoding GbsR/MarR family transcriptional regulator: protein MSLERFIEDAGLFYERLGLSRTAGRVMGWLLTAESGDADAPQLAEALAVAKSSMSVALRQLEQAGLVERFRVRGERRDRYRLAEDVFARAFRAKLAEFEGFRALAEQGLRAVGDDPERRRRLELMRDMYAFMMDRFPRLLEEWNELKGRR from the coding sequence ATGAGCTTGGAGCGATTCATCGAAGACGCGGGGCTGTTCTACGAGCGGCTCGGGCTGAGCCGTACGGCCGGGCGGGTGATGGGGTGGCTGCTGACCGCCGAGTCCGGCGACGCGGACGCGCCGCAGCTGGCCGAGGCGCTGGCCGTGGCCAAGAGCAGCATGAGCGTCGCGCTGCGGCAGCTCGAACAGGCGGGGCTGGTCGAGCGGTTCCGGGTCCGGGGGGAACGGCGCGACCGTTACCGGCTGGCCGAGGACGTCTTCGCCCGCGCCTTCCGCGCCAAGCTGGCTGAGTTCGAGGGTTTCCGGGCGTTGGCCGAGCAAGGGCTCCGAGCGGTGGGGGACGATCCGGAGCGCCGTCGGCGGCTGGAGCTCATGCGCGACATGTACGCGTTCATGATGGACCGCTTCCCCCGGCTGCTGGAGGAGTGGAACGAGCTGAAGGGGCGGCGATGA
- a CDS encoding metallophosphoesterase, translated as MRKAAVIPLSLLGLGAAGIGYASVIERNRFRLRRFDVPVLAPGQRPVRILHLSDLHLTPRRRMLINWVRSLGALRPDLVVNTGDSIAHPDAVPALLHALEPLLKRPGLFVYGSNDLYAPRPKNPARYLWRTSKGDITRQHVPSLPWKELGAAMEAEGWLDMNNRTARIKVGDLDVAVGGIHDSHIDLDRYDLIAGPAPADADLRLGVMHSPEPRNLSRFAADGYQLLLAGHTHGGQICIPFYGALVTNCGIDRARAKGLHRHDGAWLHVSAGLGTSPYAPARFACHPEASLLTLVPRRS; from the coding sequence GTGAGGAAAGCAGCAGTGATACCCCTGTCCCTGCTCGGCCTCGGGGCGGCCGGCATCGGATACGCGAGCGTCATCGAACGCAACCGCTTCCGGTTGCGGCGTTTCGACGTCCCCGTCCTCGCCCCCGGGCAGCGGCCGGTGCGCATCCTGCACCTGTCCGACCTCCACCTCACTCCACGGCGGCGCATGCTGATCAACTGGGTGCGCTCGCTCGGCGCCCTCCGGCCGGACCTGGTGGTCAACACCGGCGACTCCATCGCCCATCCGGACGCCGTCCCCGCGCTCCTGCACGCGCTGGAGCCGCTGCTGAAACGGCCCGGCCTGTTCGTCTACGGTTCCAACGACCTTTACGCTCCGCGTCCGAAGAACCCCGCCCGCTACCTGTGGCGCACCTCGAAGGGCGACATCACGCGGCAGCACGTCCCCTCCCTGCCCTGGAAGGAGCTCGGTGCCGCCATGGAGGCGGAGGGGTGGCTGGACATGAACAACCGGACCGCCCGCATCAAGGTCGGTGACCTCGACGTCGCGGTGGGCGGCATCCACGACTCCCACATCGACCTCGACCGTTACGATCTCATCGCCGGGCCGGCCCCCGCCGACGCCGACCTGCGCCTGGGCGTGATGCACTCCCCCGAGCCGCGTAACCTCAGCCGCTTCGCGGCCGACGGCTACCAGCTCCTGCTCGCCGGGCACACCCACGGCGGGCAGATCTGCATCCCGTTCTACGGGGCCCTGGTCACCAACTGCGGCATCGACCGCGCCCGTGCCAAGGGCCTGCACCGCCACGACGGCGCCTGGCTGCACGTCTCCGCGGGACTGGGTACCTCCCCCTACGCCCCGGCGCGTTTCGCCTGCCATCCGGAGGCGTCCCTCCTCACCCTGGTTCCCCGTCGCTCCTGA
- a CDS encoding glycosyltransferase has translation MRPLLITVGSRGDVQPYLALACGLQAAGHRPLLAAPRRFESLIASRGVEFAPLDDEILTLGDSVKGQGVRVAITAARSVTPMLRRLLDDQAALAARGEFDLVVYHPKSLGGPYVAEKLGVPALAGLLLPLYLPTAAFPSPILPMRVPSPLNRASWRITSMIEAPYRSTVRTWRREKLGLPGPFRPTADLIRRGGVLHAWSPHLLPAPADWPAEARPIGFWTLPAADAWTPPDPLARFLADGEPPVYVGFGSSVGGDPEALAATVLEAVRMTGRRAVLATGWGALRPGRQPDGVLVIEEAPHDWLLPRVAVAVHHGGVGTVAAALRAGVPQVVRPFLGDQSFWAARLHRLGLAPPPLAGRLRPERLAAAIADAVGRAPAARELAGRLVTEDGVAAAVRRLEQTATA, from the coding sequence ATGAGACCGCTGCTGATCACCGTGGGCAGCCGCGGCGACGTCCAGCCGTACCTGGCCCTGGCCTGCGGGCTGCAGGCCGCCGGGCACCGTCCGCTGCTGGCCGCGCCCCGCCGCTTCGAATCGTTGATCGCCTCGCGCGGCGTGGAGTTCGCCCCGCTCGACGACGAGATTCTCACCCTGGGCGACTCCGTCAAGGGACAGGGCGTGCGCGTCGCCATCACCGCCGCCCGCTCGGTCACGCCGATGCTGCGCCGCCTCCTCGACGACCAGGCGGCCCTCGCGGCTCGGGGGGAGTTCGACCTGGTCGTCTACCACCCCAAATCCCTCGGCGGGCCGTACGTCGCCGAGAAGCTCGGCGTTCCCGCTCTCGCCGGCCTGCTGCTCCCGCTCTACCTGCCCACCGCCGCCTTCCCCTCCCCGATCCTTCCCATGCGGGTGCCGTCCCCGCTCAACCGGGCGAGCTGGCGCATCACCTCGATGATCGAAGCCCCGTACCGGAGCACGGTGCGCACCTGGCGGCGCGAGAAGCTGGGCCTGCCGGGCCCCTTCCGGCCGACGGCCGACCTGATCAGGCGGGGCGGAGTGCTGCACGCCTGGAGCCCTCACCTGCTGCCCGCCCCCGCCGACTGGCCCGCCGAAGCCCGGCCGATCGGCTTTTGGACGCTGCCCGCCGCCGACGCTTGGACGCCGCCCGATCCGCTGGCCCGTTTCCTGGCCGACGGGGAGCCGCCGGTGTACGTCGGCTTCGGCAGCTCGGTCGGCGGCGACCCCGAGGCGCTGGCCGCCACGGTGCTGGAGGCGGTGCGGATGACGGGCCGGCGGGCCGTACTGGCCACCGGATGGGGCGCGCTGCGGCCCGGTCGGCAGCCGGACGGTGTCCTGGTGATCGAGGAGGCGCCGCACGACTGGCTGCTGCCGCGCGTGGCCGTCGCCGTGCACCACGGTGGCGTCGGTACGGTCGCGGCGGCGCTGCGTGCCGGTGTTCCGCAGGTCGTCCGCCCGTTCCTGGGCGACCAGTCGTTCTGGGCCGCCCGTCTGCACCGGCTCGGCCTCGCGCCGCCCCCGCTGGCCGGCCGGCTCCGGCCCGAACGGCTGGCCGCCGCCATCGCCGACGCGGTCGGCCGCGCCCCTGCGGCACGCGAACTCGCCGGACGACTGGTGACGGAAGACGGCGTCGCCGCCGCCGTCCGCCGGCTGGAGCAGACGGCGACGGCATGA
- a CDS encoding saccharopine dehydrogenase family protein encodes MGKNDDRPGAPIVIVGGYGAVGRVAAHTLTSWYPKRVIVAGRDPARARETVRSGSAARAIRVDATDPGDVARMLDERPAVVVMCVERGNAALARACLERGVHYVDISATAAVLHEIAELDPLAARHAATALLSVGVAPGLSNVLARHCVEALPSARSVDIDLLLGMGDAHGDDSVRWVVANLAAGNASGRTGRTRVRLRGFGMRTVHPFPFSDQYTIHDKLGLPATTRMCFDSAAATSLLFALSSARFFALARRLRAERLITSLFSRLHFGSSRFVVQARAADAHGAAVSSTVTGVGTARATGVVTALAVRRLLTGEAAPGVRHLDELVPVGPFLDELRGHGMTVHHDTPPLENRFGPRTTTVADGPATRP; translated from the coding sequence ATGGGGAAGAACGACGACCGGCCCGGCGCCCCGATCGTGATCGTGGGCGGCTACGGCGCGGTCGGCCGGGTGGCGGCGCACACGCTCACCTCGTGGTACCCGAAACGGGTGATCGTGGCCGGACGCGACCCGGCGCGGGCACGGGAGACGGTGCGCTCCGGCAGCGCGGCGCGGGCGATCCGCGTCGACGCCACCGACCCCGGCGACGTCGCCCGCATGCTGGACGAACGTCCGGCCGTCGTGGTCATGTGCGTCGAACGCGGCAACGCGGCCCTGGCCCGCGCGTGCCTCGAACGCGGCGTGCACTACGTCGACATCAGCGCGACCGCCGCCGTCCTGCACGAGATCGCCGAACTGGACCCGCTCGCGGCACGGCACGCAGCCACCGCCCTGCTCAGCGTCGGCGTCGCCCCAGGGCTCAGCAACGTGCTCGCCCGCCACTGCGTCGAGGCGCTGCCGTCGGCACGGAGCGTCGACATCGACCTGCTGCTCGGCATGGGCGATGCGCACGGCGACGACTCGGTGCGGTGGGTCGTCGCGAACCTCGCCGCCGGAAACGCCTCGGGCCGCACCGGCCGGACCCGCGTACGGCTGCGCGGCTTCGGCATGCGGACCGTGCACCCGTTCCCGTTCTCCGACCAGTACACGATCCACGACAAACTGGGCCTGCCGGCCACGACGCGGATGTGCTTCGACTCGGCCGCGGCGACGTCCCTGCTGTTCGCCCTCAGCTCGGCCCGGTTCTTCGCCCTGGCCCGGCGGCTGCGCGCCGAACGCCTGATCACCTCGCTGTTCTCGCGCCTGCACTTCGGCTCCAGCCGCTTCGTCGTACAGGCCCGCGCCGCCGACGCGCACGGCGCGGCGGTGTCGAGCACGGTCACCGGCGTCGGTACGGCCCGTGCCACCGGCGTCGTAACGGCGCTGGCCGTACGACGCCTGCTCACCGGCGAGGCCGCGCCCGGCGTCCGTCACCTCGACGAACTCGTCCCCGTCGGTCCGTTCCTCGACGAGCTGCGCGGACACGGCATGACCGTGCACCACGACACGCCGCCCCTGGAGAACCGGTTCGGCCCTCGAACCACCACCGTCGCCGACGGCCCGGCGACCCGCCCCTGA
- a CDS encoding sulfotransferase family protein, which yields MGVVKTGIKRRVRLLGQALRPPQQLKASDAKKQKSAEKTATKAPRPPKRVQVVDYSVPIMPRLVESPVFVIAPVRSGSTLLRMLLNSHSRIRAPHELHLRTIGVQLTPGFSERSMLELGLDQVEMEHVLWDRILHLELVRSGKEIFVDKTPGNVFIWERLKYAWPKAKFLFLVRHPEGVVSSLENRKNNTATRAALEANALKYFKPLEQARRSLDGLTLRYEELTAEPERVTREICAYLGVEWEPGMLDYGEHDHGQFIPNLGDRSEKIKSGRIQAARTFDGIDTLSPELAEYAVAWGYG from the coding sequence ATGGGTGTCGTGAAAACCGGCATCAAGCGAAGGGTTCGGCTTCTGGGACAGGCACTGCGTCCCCCGCAGCAGCTGAAAGCGTCGGACGCGAAAAAGCAGAAGAGCGCTGAGAAGACCGCGACGAAGGCCCCACGGCCTCCCAAGCGCGTACAGGTCGTCGACTACAGCGTCCCGATCATGCCGCGGCTGGTGGAGTCCCCGGTCTTCGTGATCGCTCCGGTGCGTTCCGGCTCCACGCTGCTACGCATGCTGCTCAACAGCCACTCGCGCATACGCGCCCCGCACGAACTGCACCTGCGCACCATCGGGGTGCAGCTGACCCCCGGCTTCTCCGAGCGGTCCATGCTGGAACTCGGGCTGGACCAGGTGGAGATGGAGCACGTGCTGTGGGACCGCATCCTCCACCTGGAGCTGGTGCGCAGCGGCAAGGAGATCTTCGTCGACAAGACCCCGGGCAACGTCTTCATCTGGGAGCGGCTGAAGTACGCCTGGCCCAAGGCGAAGTTCCTCTTCCTGGTACGTCACCCGGAGGGCGTGGTCTCCTCGCTGGAGAACCGCAAGAACAACACCGCCACCCGCGCCGCCCTGGAAGCGAACGCGCTGAAGTACTTCAAGCCCTTGGAGCAGGCTCGCCGCAGCCTGGACGGCCTGACGCTGCGGTATGAGGAGCTGACCGCCGAACCCGAGCGGGTCACCCGTGAGATCTGCGCCTATCTGGGTGTGGAATGGGAGCCGGGGATGCTCGACTACGGCGAGCACGATCACGGTCAGTTCATCCCGAACCTGGGCGACCGCAGCGAAAAGATCAAGTCCGGCCGGATTCAGGCCGCCCGCACCTTCGACGGCATCGACACGTTGTCTCCCGAGCTCGCCGAGTACGCCGTCGCCTGGGGGTACGGCTGA
- a CDS encoding GatB/YqeY domain-containing protein, which translates to MSTLKERLKADLSAAMKARDDVRTRTIRMALAAISTEEVAGKAARELSDDEVVKVLTKEAKKRKEAAEAFAGAGREEQAQAERAEQAVLEEYLPEQLSDEELTALVDEVIAEVGAEGPKAMGQVMKALTPKIAGRAEGGRVAQLVRSRLAG; encoded by the coding sequence ATGAGCACTTTGAAAGAGAGGTTGAAGGCCGATCTGTCGGCCGCGATGAAGGCGCGCGACGACGTCCGCACCCGGACGATCCGGATGGCCCTCGCCGCGATCAGCACCGAGGAGGTGGCAGGCAAGGCCGCCAGGGAGCTGAGCGACGACGAGGTCGTCAAGGTGCTGACCAAGGAGGCGAAGAAGCGCAAGGAGGCGGCGGAGGCGTTCGCCGGAGCGGGACGGGAAGAGCAGGCGCAGGCCGAGCGGGCGGAGCAGGCCGTCCTGGAGGAGTACCTGCCGGAGCAGCTGTCCGACGAAGAGCTGACCGCGCTCGTGGACGAGGTGATCGCGGAGGTCGGGGCGGAGGGGCCCAAGGCGATGGGTCAGGTGATGAAGGCCCTGACGCCCAAGATCGCAGGGCGTGCGGAGGGCGGCCGGGTCGCCCAGCTCGTACGCAGCAGGCTCGCGGGCTGA
- a CDS encoding YibE/F family protein — MGANHSHDPHARTTPGSPAARRVAIGVIIPVALATLIALIWLWPQQRPANDQATGPQRITGTIIAITLTPCPEPPPEEGTGSHAPLDPATCGTATIELTSGAESGKYVTSDLPSGPGAPVFAVGDDVVVNHTPDSGLDAPSYQLSDHDRSSPLWIVLAAFALAVIAFGRWRGLTALLGLSVTFVLLLTFILPAILAGEPPLLVAIVGSAAIMIVVLFLTHGFTLTIAMAVLGTLVSLTLTGLLSYLAIGFARLSGITDDSSFLLGMSYQINAEGLLLASIIIGSLGVLDDVTVTQAATVAELARANPSYGFGRLYRAAGRIGRAHIASVINTIVLAYAGASLPLLLLIGIGGQPIDEVVANPMFAQEIVRAVVGTLGLIAAVPVTTALAALLWTRRPAADGDTPPPPHRAGRPERPAADPGSAPPWS; from the coding sequence ATGGGCGCCAACCACTCCCATGACCCCCACGCCCGGACCACGCCCGGTTCCCCCGCCGCCCGCCGGGTCGCGATCGGCGTCATCATCCCCGTCGCGCTGGCCACGCTGATCGCGCTGATCTGGCTGTGGCCGCAGCAGCGGCCCGCGAACGACCAGGCGACCGGACCGCAACGGATCACCGGAACGATCATCGCGATCACCCTGACCCCCTGCCCGGAGCCGCCGCCGGAGGAAGGCACCGGCTCCCACGCACCACTCGACCCCGCCACCTGCGGCACGGCGACGATCGAACTGACCAGCGGCGCGGAGAGCGGCAAGTACGTCACATCCGACCTGCCCAGCGGGCCGGGCGCCCCCGTCTTCGCCGTGGGCGACGACGTGGTGGTCAACCACACCCCCGACAGCGGGCTGGACGCGCCGTCCTACCAGCTCTCCGACCACGACCGTTCATCGCCGCTCTGGATCGTCCTCGCGGCCTTCGCCCTGGCGGTGATCGCCTTCGGCCGCTGGCGTGGGCTGACCGCTCTGCTCGGGCTGTCGGTCACGTTCGTCCTGCTGCTGACGTTCATCCTCCCGGCGATCCTGGCGGGGGAGCCTCCGCTGCTCGTCGCCATCGTGGGCTCGGCCGCGATCATGATCGTCGTACTCTTCCTCACCCACGGCTTCACCCTCACCATCGCGATGGCGGTGCTGGGCACCCTGGTCAGCCTCACCCTCACCGGCCTGCTCTCCTACCTGGCGATCGGTTTCGCACGGCTCAGCGGCATCACCGACGACAGCTCCTTCCTCCTGGGCATGAGCTACCAGATCAACGCCGAAGGACTGCTGCTGGCGAGCATCATCATCGGTTCGCTCGGCGTGCTCGACGACGTGACCGTCACCCAGGCCGCCACCGTCGCCGAGCTGGCCCGCGCCAACCCCTCTTACGGGTTCGGGCGGCTCTACCGGGCGGCCGGTCGCATCGGCCGCGCCCACATCGCCTCGGTGATCAACACGATCGTCCTCGCCTACGCCGGGGCCTCCCTGCCGCTACTCCTGCTGATCGGCATCGGCGGACAGCCGATCGACGAGGTCGTGGCCAACCCCATGTTCGCCCAGGAGATCGTCCGCGCCGTGGTCGGCACGCTCGGCCTCATCGCCGCCGTGCCCGTCACGACGGCTCTGGCCGCCCTGCTGTGGACCCGGCGGCCCGCCGCCGACGGCGACACGCCGCCTCCGCCCCACCGGGCGGGGCGGCCGGAGCGGCCCGCCGCCGACCCCGGCTCCGCGCCGCCGTGGTCCTGA
- the nhaA gene encoding Na+/H+ antiporter NhaA, whose amino-acid sequence MTRRSESATEATGTASFTRLSEPARRFLRAETGGAALLLAATVTALLWANSPWSGLYESLWHVRAAISVGDATLAMDLESWVNDALMALFFFVVGLEVRREFSIGELTDLRRAAVPVVAALGGLVVPALLYLAIVPEGEATRGWGVVIGTDTAFMLGALALVGPRYSTQLRVFLLIFTVIDDIVAVSVIGLIYSRNLNGSAILIMIALCGVMALLSRMQVWRAAPYLIVGAALWLAAYHAGLHGAIAGMLGGLLIAARTPAREAVETAEQYFRAFRQSPMGVVGRSARLGLERAVSVNERLRVVLQPWVSYFVVPLFALANAGVDLRGGVLGEALTSSLTWGVVVALVIGKLLGVGVTTLAAERIGIGSLPQGVGKGHVLGGAALAGIGFTVSLLIAGLAFDDQLIQDQAIVGVLLALVIATVLGRLVFRAAALFLGETDADLPRLLDRPVEAGIDHIRGPVDAPLTLVEYGDFECPFCAKATGVGRELREHFGDRLRYVFRHLPLPDVHPHAELAARAAVAAGYQGRFWEMHDTLFAHQNELEYEDLAGYAAKLGLDVERFLRDMNSQKAEARVRADVASAEASGARGTPTFFVNGERHVGAHDTQTLARALERSAPPAREAPPRRR is encoded by the coding sequence ATGACAAGGCGCAGCGAGTCCGCGACGGAGGCCACGGGAACCGCATCGTTCACCCGGCTGTCTGAACCCGCACGGCGCTTCCTGCGCGCGGAGACGGGCGGCGCGGCCCTGCTGCTGGCCGCCACCGTGACGGCCCTGCTGTGGGCGAACTCGCCGTGGTCAGGCCTATACGAGTCCCTGTGGCACGTCCGGGCCGCGATCTCCGTCGGCGACGCCACCCTGGCGATGGACCTCGAAAGCTGGGTGAACGACGCCTTGATGGCCCTGTTCTTCTTCGTCGTCGGCCTGGAGGTACGGCGCGAGTTCTCCATCGGCGAGCTGACCGACCTGCGCCGCGCCGCCGTGCCCGTCGTCGCCGCACTCGGCGGACTCGTCGTCCCCGCGCTGCTGTACCTGGCGATCGTGCCGGAGGGCGAGGCCACGCGGGGCTGGGGTGTGGTCATCGGCACCGACACGGCGTTCATGCTGGGCGCTTTGGCTCTGGTCGGCCCTCGATACTCCACCCAGCTGCGGGTCTTCCTGCTGATCTTCACGGTCATCGACGACATCGTGGCCGTGAGCGTGATCGGCCTGATCTACTCCAGGAACCTGAACGGGTCCGCGATCCTGATCATGATCGCTCTGTGCGGGGTGATGGCGCTGCTGAGCCGGATGCAGGTGTGGCGAGCCGCGCCGTACCTCATCGTGGGAGCGGCGCTGTGGCTGGCGGCCTACCACGCGGGGCTGCACGGGGCCATCGCCGGCATGCTCGGCGGCCTGCTCATCGCCGCTCGGACGCCCGCCCGGGAGGCGGTCGAGACCGCGGAGCAGTACTTCCGCGCCTTCCGCCAGTCCCCCATGGGGGTGGTGGGACGCTCGGCCCGGTTGGGGCTGGAGCGGGCCGTGTCGGTCAACGAAAGGCTCCGGGTGGTGCTGCAGCCGTGGGTGAGCTACTTCGTCGTCCCGCTGTTCGCGCTGGCGAACGCGGGAGTGGACCTGCGCGGAGGTGTCCTGGGCGAGGCGCTGACCTCCTCCCTGACCTGGGGGGTGGTCGTCGCACTCGTCATCGGGAAGCTGCTGGGTGTCGGGGTGACCACCCTGGCCGCCGAGCGGATCGGCATCGGCAGCCTGCCGCAGGGGGTCGGCAAGGGGCACGTCCTCGGCGGCGCCGCCCTGGCCGGGATCGGGTTCACGGTCTCCCTGCTGATCGCCGGCCTCGCCTTCGACGATCAGCTGATTCAGGACCAGGCGATCGTCGGGGTACTGCTGGCGTTGGTGATCGCGACGGTGCTCGGCCGGCTGGTGTTCCGGGCGGCGGCGCTGTTTCTGGGGGAGACCGACGCCGACCTGCCGCGCCTGCTCGACCGGCCGGTGGAGGCGGGCATCGATCACATCAGGGGCCCTGTCGACGCACCGCTCACGCTCGTGGAGTACGGCGACTTCGAGTGCCCCTTCTGCGCGAAGGCCACGGGAGTCGGCCGCGAGCTGCGGGAGCACTTCGGCGACCGGCTGCGCTACGTCTTCCGCCACCTGCCGCTTCCCGACGTCCACCCCCATGCCGAGCTGGCCGCCCGGGCGGCGGTCGCCGCCGGCTACCAAGGACGCTTCTGGGAGATGCACGACACGCTGTTCGCCCACCAGAACGAACTGGAGTACGAGGACCTGGCGGGCTACGCCGCCAAGCTGGGCCTGGACGTGGAGCGGTTCCTGCGCGACATGAACAGCCAGAAGGCGGAGGCGCGGGTGCGTGCCGACGTCGCCAGCGCCGAGGCCAGCGGCGCCCGCGGAACGCCGACCTTCTTCGTCAACGGCGAGCGGCACGTCGGAGCGCACGACACGCAGACGCTCGCCCGCGCCCTGGAGAGGAGCGCTCCGCCCGCCCGGGAAGCGCCGCCGCGAAGGCGGTGA
- a CDS encoding LysR family transcriptional regulator produces the protein MLDPWTLRVMVEVEERGSFSAAAEALSMTQPAVSRQIGGLERRLGVSLFRRVPRGVRPTEAGKVAVEQARDILARLRALEARLGTFTSLESGHLRMSAYSSANTSFMPEVIHRFSRAHPGVSVTLVQPDPAGPLAALRYGRVDLALITAWSLYADLEAARTAISPEPLDPSELDGLDLIPLLDEEFHVALPADHPLARHRRVRLCDLREETWIEGGHPDCLGPLSQLANALGGPPRIGFFCEDWNGKQALVAGGSGIMLVPTLAQDSAHPGMVLRPTSPSLPRRRLYAATPSPPFRLPAVTAMLDVLTEVSRKRRGDAPSDATPSRGTTPAVGRGDAPLAG, from the coding sequence ATGCTTGATCCGTGGACGCTTCGGGTGATGGTCGAGGTTGAGGAGCGTGGCTCGTTCTCGGCGGCGGCCGAGGCGCTGTCCATGACCCAACCGGCCGTGTCGCGGCAGATCGGCGGCCTGGAGCGCCGCCTCGGCGTGAGCCTGTTCCGGCGGGTCCCCCGCGGGGTCCGGCCCACCGAGGCAGGCAAGGTCGCCGTCGAGCAGGCGCGGGACATCCTCGCCCGGCTGCGCGCGCTGGAGGCCCGGCTCGGCACGTTCACCAGCCTGGAGTCGGGCCACCTGCGCATGTCCGCCTACTCCAGCGCGAACACGTCCTTCATGCCCGAGGTGATCCACCGCTTCAGCCGCGCCCACCCCGGCGTCAGCGTGACCCTCGTACAACCCGACCCCGCAGGCCCCCTCGCCGCACTCCGCTACGGCCGCGTCGACCTGGCACTGATCACCGCCTGGAGCCTGTACGCCGATCTGGAGGCCGCCAGGACCGCGATCTCCCCCGAGCCGCTCGACCCCTCGGAGCTCGACGGACTCGACCTCATCCCGCTCCTCGACGAGGAGTTCCACGTGGCCCTGCCCGCCGACCACCCGCTGGCCCGCCACCGCCGGGTACGGCTCTGCGACCTGCGTGAGGAAACCTGGATCGAAGGCGGCCACCCCGACTGCCTGGGCCCGCTCTCACAACTGGCGAACGCCCTGGGCGGCCCCCCGCGCATCGGATTCTTCTGCGAGGACTGGAACGGCAAGCAGGCCCTGGTCGCCGGCGGCTCCGGCATCATGCTCGTCCCCACCCTGGCCCAGGACAGCGCCCACCCCGGCATGGTGCTGCGCCCCACCAGCCCGTCACTCCCCCGCCGCCGCCTCTACGCCGCCACTCCGTCCCCGCCCTTCCGCCTCCCGGCGGTGACGGCCATGCTCGACGTACTCACCGAGGTGAGCCGCAAGCGCCGAGGCGACGCCCCGAGCGACGCCACACCCTCCCGCGGAACCACGCCCGCAGTCGGCCGCGGCGACGCGCCACTCGCGGGATGA